The Polyangium mundeleinium genome contains the following window.
TACCTTGCCCCCCGTCGTCGCCTTGCGGTCCTGCGTCTTCGGCGCCGCCTTCTGGCTCTACGCCTGCGTCGTTCATGATGGGCCCACTGCCGCCCGTCGCCCTGCCGCCACCACTTCCACCGCCCCCCGAGCCTGTGCCCATAGGCTCGGATGACGCGCACGCCACGAGCGTGCAGATTGCGGGGAGCGCAGTCATGGTGAGCGCGGCAGCGCTGAAAAACGAACGCAGGTTCATCGCCATGTGGCGCCTAGGTAGCCGCGCCTCCGACGGACGATCTTGGATGACCACGCCACAGGGTTTGGCATGACCAGACGGAGCCGGCCAAACTTCTTGTGGACCACCCTTTCAAGGAAGCCTGCTTCGACTTGCCCGCGGGCTCGACCCTTGGAAGCAAGTCGACTCCAAAATCAACGAGACCGCTCATCGAGCGTGCCCGCACCAGTGCGCGAGCGCAGCCCGGAGACCGTCGAGGCGCGTCGTGCGCCTTTCGCCGTCGCTCGCCCAGGCGACGTGCCCGTCCGGCCTCACCAGGAGCGCATCGATTACAGATAGATCGGTCTGCGGGGCCGCGACCTTGGCCTGGATGACGTCGATGCGATCGCCCCACGCCTCGCTCGCGGCCTGGAGCTCTGCGTCGTCGGCGAAATCGAGCAGCACATACCGACCCGCGTGCAAGAGCTCGTGAAGGCGCGCCGCGCCGCGGCCCGTCTCGAGCGCGCGGTTGGGCGCCCTCTTGCCGACCCATGCGTGTGCCGACGCGCCCTCGGCAGGAGGATAAGCGATGTCGATCGCGCTGATCTGCCCGGCGAGGCGCCGGTTCACGGCTTCGATGCCGAGCAGGTCGCTCATCATCTCGCGGAGGGCCAGGCCGGGATCCGAGACGTCCATCAGCCTGATCTGGGCCTCCGTATTGCGCACGAGGGCGCGGCCGACGGGGTGTCGCTCTTCGTGGTAGCTGTCGAGAAGGTGGGGCGGCGCCCAGCCTTTCACGGCGGCAGCGAGCTTCCAGCCGAGGTTCATCGCGTCCTGCAGACCGACGTTGAGCCCCTGGCCGCCGGCGGGGAAATGGATGTGCGCGGCGTCGCCCGCGAGAAAGACGCGCCCTGCGCGATATCGCTCCGCGAGCCGCGTCGCATTGCCGAAGCGCGACAGCCAGCGAGGGTCGCGCATTCCGAAGTCCGTGCCGAGGATCCGCTGCACGGAGCTCCGCAGCTCGTCCAGCGTGACCGGCTCGGACCTATCCGCGTGCATCCTCCGAGGATCGAATACGACGAAGCGGTAGCCTCCGTCGCCGAGAGGAACCACCATCACGCCGCCGTGCGGGCCCACGCGGGAGCCCGGACGGGCAGGAGGCTCCGCGACCTCGACGTCGCCGAGGAAAGCCGTCAGCGTCGTCTCGCTCCCCGGAAAGGCGATGCCGATCGAGCGGCGCACCACGCTCGCCGCCCCGTCGCAGCCCACGGCGTAGCTTGCGCGTTCGTCGCGCAGGCCCTCGGGGCCCTGGACCCGCAGCGCGACGCTCCCTTCCCGCTCCATGATCTCGACGACCGCGTGGCCGCGCAGGATCTCGGCGCCCAGCTCGCGCGCCCGCGCCTCCAGGAGCTCCTCGCTGCGGGCCTGGGGCAGGAACAGCGTGTAGGGGTGCTCCGTGTCGAGGCGCGAGAAGTCGAGCCGGGTGTCGAGCATCGCGAAATGCCCCGTGGGGATCGGGACCCCGCGCTCCAGAAAGCGGCCCACGATCCCGCGCTGGTCGAGAATCTCGATGCTGCGCGGGTGCAGCGTGAGCGCGCGCGACTGCTCCATCCGCGCCGTCCGCTGCTCCAGCACGCGCACCCGGACCCTCGCGAGCGCGAGCTCGCACGCCAGCATCAGCCCGACCGGACCTGCGCCCACGATCACCACGTCCGTATCCACCATCACGGAACCTCCAGGTCTCTAACTCTAACAACGTTAGAGTAACTCGAACGGTGTTAGAGTCAAGGCGGCGGCGCGGGCTCGTCCTCCCGCCTCGGGCAAGCAAGGAAGAAAAGAACGGGGAACTGCGATGCGACTACGACGCGAGCTGGTGGTTTCGACGGCGCTGCGCCTCCTGGACGAGGTCGGGCTCGACGCGCTGACGATGCGCCGGCTCGGGCAGGAGCTGAACGTGCAGGCGGCCACGCTCTACTGGCATGTGAAGAACAAGCAGGAGCTGCTCGACGCCATGGCGGAAGCCATGCTGGCGGACTGCGTGGCCCGCGCCCCGGAGGGGCTCACGTGGATGGATCGGGCGGCCAACATGGCCGAGCGGCTCCGCCGGGCGTTGCTCGCGCACCGCGACGGAGCGCGGGTCTTCGCGGGGACCTACGTAACGCAGGAGAACACGCTCCGCTTCGCGGACACGTGGGTCGGCGCGCTGCGTGAGGCAGGGCTCTCGCCGCGCGCCGCCGCGTGGGGGACCTGGACGATGGTCTACTACACGATCGGCTTCACCCTCGAGGAGCAAGCCCTGGCGCCACTTCCCGGTACGGAGGGCGGCAGGGTCGATCCGGAGCACCTCCGGGCGGCGCTCGCCCGCGGCGCGTACCCGCACCTCGGGCAGGCCTCCACGCATTTGCTCGATGCCGACCTCGATGCGCGGTTCCGCTACGGGATCCAGCTCATTCTCGCGGGCCTCGAAGCAGCGCCGAGAGACGAGCCATCAGATCCGGCGCCCGAGGGCCCGCGCCGGCGGCCGCCCCGCCGGAGCCGGTGAGCGTTTCTCTGAAGTGTACGATTTGGGTGTCCCTTTCGGGCGCCCAACCCAATCCATAGAACGTGACCCGACGATCCGACACCCCAGATGATCCTCGCGAGCTACTCGCGCAGCTTGCGCTCCGCGTGCCGGGATGGTTGGCTCGAGGAAGATTTCACGCGGCGGATCAAAGAGGAAGATGCGCGACAACGGCATGGTCGTCCTGCCCTTCGCGGTGGACGGGCTGTTCGCGTTCCTGCGCGCTCGCACGGAGCACGTTCCGGAGGAGCTGCGGGAGCGGCTTCGCGCCGTCGTCGAGCAGGGCTCTGGATCAACGGGACCGGAAACGCCCGCGACCGCGCCGGACGGCGAAGCTCCAGGCACCGGGCAGGCCGGGCCGGACGTGGCGTCGTTTCTTGGAGGAAACATCACAGGCGGGATTGTCGGAGCGGTCGTCGTTTATCTCCTCATGCGTCCCGCGGCGGTCGTGCCAGAGGCCACGAGGAGCCACCTCGACGAGCGCATTCCCCCGGCTGTTGCCGCTTCGCCGACAGTAGCGCCATCATCACCTGCGCCGCCGCCGAGCCCGCCGAGTTCGATGCCGCGTCCTGCGGATCCGGTGACCGAAGCTCGGCCTTGCTGAATCGGGCGGTGGGTGCGCTGGAGCAAGGCGACATCGCGGACGCACGGGCGGCGTTCGAGCGGTACGATCGTCGGTTCCCGTCGAACCCGTTGCCCAAGGTAAGAGCGTTCGTCCTCGGCGAGCTCGTCAGGGCCGAGCGGACCCGCCGCGCTCCCTGATCGGGAGCGTTAGCGGCCACGGGGCTGGGTTGACAGGTACATATGATGATCATAATATGATGGTCGTAATATTCGGCTGCCTGGCGCGGACGCCGACACCCCGACTCATGCTGCCAGAAGTAAGAAACACAACCATCACCCGGATAGTGACCATGAACATCCAGAACGCGACCGTCTTCATCACCGGCGCCAACCGCGGTATCGGCTTGGCCTTCGCCAAGGCCGTCCTCGAGCGCGGAGCGCGCAAGGTCTACGCCGCCGCGCGGAACCCCTCGAGCATCGAGCTCGCAGGCGTGACGCCCGTGAAGCTGGACGTGACCTCGCCCGAGGACGTGAGCGCCGCGGCTGCGGCTGCGACCGACACCACGCTCGTCATCAACAACGCCGGCATCGCCACATTCGGAAGCTTCAACACCCCCGAGGCCGAGACCGTGCTGCGCCGCCACCTGGAGACCAACCTCTTCGGTGTGCTCCGTGTCAGTCAGGCGTTCGCGCCCGTGCTTTCGCGCAACGGCGGCGGCGCCTTGCTCAACGTGGCCTCCGTCGCAAGCTGGCTCTCTGCCCCGACCCTGGCCAACTACGCTGTGTCGAAAGCCGCGCTGTGGAGCTTGAGCAACGCGCTACGCAACGACCTGCGCCCGCAGGGCACCCAGGTGCTGACGCTGCACATGGGCTTCGTCGACACCGACCTGACCCACGGCATCAGCGCGCCCAAGGCCACTCCCGAGGACATCGTCGCCCGCGCCCTCGATGCGCTGGAAGCCGGCGAAAGCGAGGTGCTGGCCGATGAACGCACCCGCGAGGTCAAGCGCAACCTGAGCGCAGAGCCCGCGATCTACCTGATCCCGCGTTGACGCCCACGGTCGCCACGGCAACCACCACCGCCCCCACCACCGACGCTGCCCACTCTACGGTCTCCATTGTGCTCGCGCTGATCACCGGGCTTTTGTGCTTGGGCGTGGATACCCGGCCAGCCGCGCGAGGGACCTGACCATGACGGGGTGAACATGATGCTCGCGGCGCCCCTCACGCCGCCCCCCCATCCTCGCTCCCTCATCCCCTTCCTCATTAACGTTCCCAATCCCCCTGGGGACGCTGATTGAAGACATCCAGCCGCGAACAGGGCCCACACGTTCGCGGAACCCTCCACCCCAAACCGCTTCTCTTCGGGCGTCTCGATCGGCGTGAGCAGTACACTGTCGCGGCTGTAGGCGCAGCCGTAGACCTTCACGGTCTCGTAGCTGCGCTTGCTGTTCGTCACGGTCATCGGTCCGCCGCACGGACCGCAGCGGAATGGAGTCGTGGTAACGGGTTGGTAACGCGGGCGAGCGGACCTGTCTTGAGCCGAGGAACGACCACCCCCTTCAGCGCCATCGGCCCAGCATGGGAATGACGATGCCGAGCCCGCGCAGCATGAAGTCGCCCAGCTTGCGGTAGCGCGGCGGCTGGCTCGCGCCTAGCGCAGTGAAGATTCGCTCGACCATCGCGCGGCTCGAGATGGCCTGCGCGGCCGGCAGGTGTCGCTGGGGAGACGAGATGAACAGAGCTCGCTCGGTCGTTTTCGCATCTTGGCCCTTTTGGCTGACTACGCAACGAATGTGGCCGACGCTATCTGGAACCGCGCGTTGCTCCTCGTGATGTACCTCTCGGTCTACGACATCAGTCCGGTCAAGGCCGGCCCGGCGCAAGGGAGTTTAAGGGTGAAGGTGGCTCCCACACCCGGCTCGCTCTGGACACGGAGCGTGCCCCCGTGCGCCTCCGCGATCGTCCGGCTGATGTACAGGCCGAGCCCAAGCCCGCCGTAGTTCTTGGATACGGCGCGCTCGAAGCGCTCGAAGATCCGGCCCTGCCTCGCTGGGTCGATACCGATTCCATGATCCGTCAGCGCGAGCCACGCTGTCCCGGCCTCCTCGCCGAGGGAGATCTCGATGGGCTTGCCGGCCCCGAACTTGATCGCATTGGAGAGGAGGTTGGTGACGATCTGCTCGACGCGGGAGCGATCCCAATGGCCCACGATCGGGGCGCTGTCCCGGACCGAGACCGCACACCTGGCCCGCGCCAGATCCAAGGTGAATTGCTCGACCACGTTGCGGGTGAGGGCCCCGAGGTCGACGTCCTCCGGCTCCAGGGGGAGCCGTTCCGCGTGAATTCGCGAGACATCCAGAAGATCATCGTTCAGCCGAGCCAGGCGCGCCCCTTGCCGCAAGGCGCGCTCGACCAGCTTGCCCACGGCTTGCCCGTCGGAGGGTCGACCCGATTGGATGGCCCTGCTCATCGACTGCAACGCGAGCGTGAGAGACGTTATCGGCGTGTTGAGCTCGTGCGAGGCCACCGAGAGGAACTCGTCCCGCACGCGGATGGCCTCCTGGGTCTTGCGGTAGAGGCGCGCGTTGTCGATCGCGGTCGCGGCCCGGCGCGCCACTTCCTGGACCAGCGTGAGGTCGGCGTCCCCATAGCGGCGCCCCGGCGCGGACGAGGCGATGCTCAGCACCCCGAGCGTTTGCCCCCGCGCCACGAGCGGCACCGCCAAGCCCGTCCGCGTCCCCAGCGCGCGGATGAGCCCCGCGTGCGCGTCATCATCACAGGTAGCCCGGATGTCTTCGACGGAGAGCTCGGGAAACAGGAGCGCCTTTCCTGTCCGCAGGACCATGGCAGCCGGGTGCGGCGAATCCCTCCGAGGAGGGTAGCGCTGCTTCAGCTCCTCGAGCAGCGGCTCCTTCGCGGGGTCCTTGTGGGCCCCGGCGATACGCCGGATCTCTTCACACTCCACGATATCGATCACGCACCAATCGCAGAGCGAGCGCACGCAGAGCCGCACCAGGCGGGCGAACGTCTCTTCGCAATCGAGCGACTCCGACAGGATGACCCCCGTCTCGGCCAGGAAAGCCGCGCGCCGCTCCGCCTCCTCGGCCGCCGCCCGCGCTGCCTGCTCCTTGCCGTGGAGCAGCGCCTTCTCCATGGAAATCGCCGCCTGCGTGGCGAGGAGCTCCAGGGCGACGAGCCGGTCGAGCGTGAAGGCACCGGCGAGGAGGTTGTTCTCGAGATAGAGGAAATGGATCACCTCGGCCGGCCTCAGGATGGGCATGCAGAGGACGGATTTGGGCTTGTGCCGCGCGAAGTAGTCGTCACCCGAGAACTTCCCTGCATCGGAGGCGGCGTCGCCGAGGATGACGCGCTCCCTCGTCCGCTGCACGTAGTGGACGAGCGACACAGGGACGCGCTGTGAGACCTCCACCGGCGAAGTCTGGCGGAAGCTCGTCACCTCCCCTCTCTCTTCGAGGGCGGCCTCCGCTTCGATCGAGAGGCTTTGGCCCTGACACAGGATGAGGCAAGCCCTCTGCGCGCCGCCCTGCTCGAGGACGACCTCGAGCAGCGTGCGTACCAGTTTGTCGAGGACGATCTCGCTCGAGATGGTCTGCGAGGCCTTGGTCACCGAAAGCAGGTCGAGCTGCTCGGGTCGGGCCGCGAAGGTGGCGGTGGGCGCGATCGGCTTCGTTTCCAGCAATCGGGGGTAGCGCTGGTCGAGCTGCAGCACCTTGCCGTCGGCGCCCCAGCGAAGATAGCGAGCGCGGGCCTCGCGCAGGTAGGTGTCGGCGAAGAGCTCGAAGCCTCGCGCACGGTAGAAGCGCGCGGCCGTCTCGTAGGCGACCGCCTCGTTGTGGACGAAGCCATTGTCGCGCGCGGAGCGGATGGCCTCCTCGTAGAGGCGCTCGGCGTCGAGGTGCCGCCCTTCGATGCGCGCGATCTCTGCGCCGACCAGCGCGGCGCGGTTCCGGAAGTTCTCGGGGCAGTTATCGGCCCACACCGCGAGCGGCTCGTGGTGGGCGACGAGCTCCGTGAGGTGCCGGGGCCGCTCGTCGCCAGGCGTCGTGTCGAGGTGCGCTGCCCGCGCGAGCGCGCCATAAAAATGGTATTCGGCCTGCTCGAAGCAGGATGGCAACGTCGAGAGGAGCCGCTCCGCCTTCGACGCGGCCTCGACCGCGGAGGCGAAAGCGCCCGCGAAGAAGCGCGCCTGCAGCTTGCGGATCCAGTACCAGCAGGTGGCGATCGAGAGGCGCGGATCGTTCTCCAGGTGCCGCTCGAACCGGCCCTCGTCGAACTCGGCGTCGTTGAAGGAGGCGAAATCCGGCGTCTTGCCCCGAAGAACCCGGATGAGCACGCGCTGTCCGGTGATGGAGTCGACGACGTGACCGAACTTCGCCTTCTGCACGAACTCGAGCGCGTCGTCGGCCTCTCGCTGCACCTCGCCGAGCGGATCTCCCGCAGCGAGCAGGAGCGTCAAGGATTGGTTGCAGGCATAGGCCGCATACGTGAGATCGCCGGTCTCCTGCGCCGCGGCGAAGGCGCGCCGCAGCCACTCGAGGCCAGTGCGGAGGTGCTTCGACCATGGATTGATGCTCTTGCCGAAGAGCAGGTAGACGCGGGCCTTGAAGCGGAGCAGCCCGCGGTTCTCCAGCAGATCGAGGCCGAGCTTGCCGAAGCGGAACCCCGTCGGATAGTCGCCGAAGAGCGGTCCAAGGACGGTGCCGAGCCAGCCATAGGCGAAGCACGACGCGTCGCTATTGCCATGCTCGAGGCTGATGTTCGCCATGCGAGCAATGACGATGCAGCTCAGGTTCTTGTCGATGAAGTGGGCCGGGGGCGCGAGCATCGTGAGGACGTCCATCGTCGCCCGCCAGCGCGGATCCGAGAGCGACGGCAGATCGATGAGCCCCTCGATCGGCCGTCCCCCGAGCTGTCGCCACATCCGCTCGTATTCTCGCTGGACCTCTTCCGCCGTCGGGTGCGGCGACCACTCGATGTCGATGAGCCGGAGGTACTGGAGGCCAGCGTCGACGGCGCGGTCGGTCCGATCCTGGGTGGTATAAAGGTTGAGGCGCGCGCACGTGACGACCGCGAGGTCAATGAGGTTCCCGGCGCGGCGCCAGAGCGTCGAAAGCCGCTCTTCCGCGGACGTGAGCTCGCCCGTCAAATACTCACACTCGGCCCGGTGGAGCTCGAGCGCGAAGACGAGCTCGTACCGCCGGTCCCAGGTCTCCTCCGGGAGGAGCGTCGAGCCGGCAGCCAGGTACTTCAATGCCGAGGCGTAGGCCGCGTTCGCCTTGGCGCGCTTGCCCGCGACGAGGTTGAGCTCAGCCACCCGCTCGCTCTCCTGCCGCGACGTGATCAGCGCGGCGCCGAGGTCGAGCTGGTTCACGATCTCGAAGATCTTCTCCTCGAACTCGTCGGGCGCCGTACGCGCCGAGAGCAGCCGGCCTATCTCCAGGTGCATCGCCGCCCGCTCGCCTGCGGGGATGAGCGAATAGGCCGCCTCCTGGACACGGTCGTGGAGAAACTTGTACGTGCCGCCCATGCGGAGGATCAGCCCCGCGCGGACGGCCTCCCACAGGTCCGCATGCAACGCCTCCTCCGAGCGGCCGCGGACCGTCGCCAGGATGGTGACCTCCGCGGTGTTTCCCAGACAGGCGAGCTGCTTCAGCGCATGCTGGGCGCATTGGGGAAGCCGCACGAGCTTCCCGACCATCAGGGCAACCACGTTGTCAGTGAAGCCCTTTTCGCGGATCTTCGCGGAGTCCCACCGAAAGGCACCGGCGCGCCCGTCGAACTCGATCAGGCGCTCTTCGTGGAGCGCGGTGAGGAACTGGATCGCGAAGAAGGGGTTGCCGGCCGTCTTCTCGTGGACGAGGCTCGCGAGCGGAGCGGCGTCTTCGCAGGGGCAATGGAGCGTATCGCTGACGAGCGCGGCGAGGCACTCCCGGGAGAGCGGGCCGAGCACGATGTCCGAGACGCGCACGCCCTCCTTCCGCATCTTGTCGAGCACCCGCACGAGAGGGTGCGAGGCGGTCACCTCGTTGTCGCGATACGCGCCAATGACGAGGAGGTGGCGCGTCTCTGGGTGGGTCATCAGATCCTCGAGGAGCCCGAGGCTCGCCGAGTCGGCCCACTGCAAATCGTCGAGGAAGACCGCGAGGGGGTGCTCCTTCCGGGTAAACACCCCGACAAAATGCCGGAACACCATGTGGAAGCGGTTCTGCGCCTCGGCGAGGGGCAGCTCCGGGACGGACGGCTGCCGGCCAATGACGAGCTCGACCTGGGGGATTACGTCGACGATGAGCTGGCCGTTCATCCCGAGGGCGGCCCGCAGCCGCTGCCGAAAGGTATCGATCCGGTCCTCGCTCTGGGCGAGGAGCTCGAGCACGAGTTCGCGTAGCGCCTGGACGATCGTGACGTAGGGAATATCGCGCTTGTACTGCTCGAACTTCCCCGAGACCAATGAGCCCCGCTGCCGGAAGATCGGCTTGTATAGCTCGTGCACCAGGGCCGATTTACCGACGCCCGAGTAACCGGAGACCAGCACGATTTCGGGTGTCCCGGTGGCGACCACCCGCTCGAAGGCGCCGAGGAGCGCGGCGAACTCCTCCGCGCGACCGTAGAGCTTTTGGGGCGTCTGAAAACGATCCGCCACGTCTCGCTGACCCAGAGGAAAGGGCTCGATCCGGCTCGTCGATTGCCACGCCGTGAGGCAGCGCGCGAGGTCGTGCCAGAGACCGGCCGCGCTCTGGTAGCGCTCCTCCGCCACCTTGGAGAGCAGCTTCATGACGATGGCCGACAGCACCTCCGGCACCGACGGCACGACCTCCCGAGGAGGCGAGGGCGACCGCGCGATGTGGCAATGCACCCACTCCAGAGGATCCTTCGCCTGGAAGGGTAGCCTGCCCGTCAGCATCTCGTAGAACGTCACGCCGAGGGAGTAGAGGTCCGAGCGGTTGTCGATCACCCGGCTCATCCGCCCCGTCTGCTCTGGCGACATGTAGGGCAGGGAGCCCTCGATGAGGCGGAGGGGCTGCGCGGCCTGCTGCTCGCGGGGAAGCCGGGAGGCGATCCCGAAATCGACGATCTTCACCTCGCCGGTCGAGGGATTGACGAGGATGTTTGCCGGCTTGAGATCCTTGTGGACGACGTTCTG
Protein-coding sequences here:
- a CDS encoding monooxygenase; amino-acid sequence: MDTDVVIVGAGPVGLMLACELALARVRVRVLEQRTARMEQSRALTLHPRSIEILDQRGIVGRFLERGVPIPTGHFAMLDTRLDFSRLDTEHPYTLFLPQARSEELLEARARELGAEILRGHAVVEIMEREGSVALRVQGPEGLRDERASYAVGCDGAASVVRRSIGIAFPGSETTLTAFLGDVEVAEPPARPGSRVGPHGGVMVVPLGDGGYRFVVFDPRRMHADRSEPVTLDELRSSVQRILGTDFGMRDPRWLSRFGNATRLAERYRAGRVFLAGDAAHIHFPAGGQGLNVGLQDAMNLGWKLAAAVKGWAPPHLLDSYHEERHPVGRALVRNTEAQIRLMDVSDPGLALREMMSDLLGIEAVNRRLAGQISAIDIAYPPAEGASAHAWVGKRAPNRALETGRGAARLHELLHAGRYVLLDFADDAELQAASEAWGDRIDVIQAKVAAPQTDLSVIDALLVRPDGHVAWASDGERRTTRLDGLRAALAHWCGHAR
- a CDS encoding TetR/AcrR family transcriptional regulator C-terminal domain-containing protein, which produces MRLRRELVVSTALRLLDEVGLDALTMRRLGQELNVQAATLYWHVKNKQELLDAMAEAMLADCVARAPEGLTWMDRAANMAERLRRALLAHRDGARVFAGTYVTQENTLRFADTWVGALREAGLSPRAAAWGTWTMVYYTIGFTLEEQALAPLPGTEGGRVDPEHLRAALARGAYPHLGQASTHLLDADLDARFRYGIQLILAGLEAAPRDEPSDPAPEGPRRRPPRRSR
- a CDS encoding SDR family oxidoreductase, which translates into the protein MNIQNATVFITGANRGIGLAFAKAVLERGARKVYAAARNPSSIELAGVTPVKLDVTSPEDVSAAAAAATDTTLVINNAGIATFGSFNTPEAETVLRRHLETNLFGVLRVSQAFAPVLSRNGGGALLNVASVASWLSAPTLANYAVSKAALWSLSNALRNDLRPQGTQVLTLHMGFVDTDLTHGISAPKATPEDIVARALDALEAGESEVLADERTREVKRNLSAEPAIYLIPR
- a CDS encoding sensor histidine kinase, with the protein product MYTLTELLFDNNGVALHRGLRNSDHRPVVVKTLDPRRCRPRDLVRLKNEYEIGRKLDILAVAKPLALETLEGMPALVMEDTGSESLCRLLGAPMGVERFLPLAVSIAQAVAEVHGQNVVHKDLKPANILVNPSTGEVKIVDFGIASRLPREQQAAQPLRLIEGSLPYMSPEQTGRMSRVIDNRSDLYSLGVTFYEMLTGRLPFQAKDPLEWVHCHIARSPSPPREVVPSVPEVLSAIVMKLLSKVAEERYQSAAGLWHDLARCLTAWQSTSRIEPFPLGQRDVADRFQTPQKLYGRAEEFAALLGAFERVVATGTPEIVLVSGYSGVGKSALVHELYKPIFRQRGSLVSGKFEQYKRDIPYVTIVQALRELVLELLAQSEDRIDTFRQRLRAALGMNGQLIVDVIPQVELVIGRQPSVPELPLAEAQNRFHMVFRHFVGVFTRKEHPLAVFLDDLQWADSASLGLLEDLMTHPETRHLLVIGAYRDNEVTASHPLVRVLDKMRKEGVRVSDIVLGPLSRECLAALVSDTLHCPCEDAAPLASLVHEKTAGNPFFAIQFLTALHEERLIEFDGRAGAFRWDSAKIREKGFTDNVVALMVGKLVRLPQCAQHALKQLACLGNTAEVTILATVRGRSEEALHADLWEAVRAGLILRMGGTYKFLHDRVQEAAYSLIPAGERAAMHLEIGRLLSARTAPDEFEEKIFEIVNQLDLGAALITSRQESERVAELNLVAGKRAKANAAYASALKYLAAGSTLLPEETWDRRYELVFALELHRAECEYLTGELTSAEERLSTLWRRAGNLIDLAVVTCARLNLYTTQDRTDRAVDAGLQYLRLIDIEWSPHPTAEEVQREYERMWRQLGGRPIEGLIDLPSLSDPRWRATMDVLTMLAPPAHFIDKNLSCIVIARMANISLEHGNSDASCFAYGWLGTVLGPLFGDYPTGFRFGKLGLDLLENRGLLRFKARVYLLFGKSINPWSKHLRTGLEWLRRAFAAAQETGDLTYAAYACNQSLTLLLAAGDPLGEVQREADDALEFVQKAKFGHVVDSITGQRVLIRVLRGKTPDFASFNDAEFDEGRFERHLENDPRLSIATCWYWIRKLQARFFAGAFASAVEAASKAERLLSTLPSCFEQAEYHFYGALARAAHLDTTPGDERPRHLTELVAHHEPLAVWADNCPENFRNRAALVGAEIARIEGRHLDAERLYEEAIRSARDNGFVHNEAVAYETAARFYRARGFELFADTYLREARARYLRWGADGKVLQLDQRYPRLLETKPIAPTATFAARPEQLDLLSVTKASQTISSEIVLDKLVRTLLEVVLEQGGAQRACLILCQGQSLSIEAEAALEERGEVTSFRQTSPVEVSQRVPVSLVHYVQRTRERVILGDAASDAGKFSGDDYFARHKPKSVLCMPILRPAEVIHFLYLENNLLAGAFTLDRLVALELLATQAAISMEKALLHGKEQAARAAAEEAERRAAFLAETGVILSESLDCEETFARLVRLCVRSLCDWCVIDIVECEEIRRIAGAHKDPAKEPLLEELKQRYPPRRDSPHPAAMVLRTGKALLFPELSVEDIRATCDDDAHAGLIRALGTRTGLAVPLVARGQTLGVLSIASSAPGRRYGDADLTLVQEVARRAATAIDNARLYRKTQEAIRVRDEFLSVASHELNTPITSLTLALQSMSRAIQSGRPSDGQAVGKLVERALRQGARLARLNDDLLDVSRIHAERLPLEPEDVDLGALTRNVVEQFTLDLARARCAVSVRDSAPIVGHWDRSRVEQIVTNLLSNAIKFGAGKPIEISLGEEAGTAWLALTDHGIGIDPARQGRIFERFERAVSKNYGGLGLGLYISRTIAEAHGGTLRVQSEPGVGATFTLKLPCAGPALTGLMS